DNA sequence from the Lonchura striata isolate bLonStr1 chromosome 7, bLonStr1.mat, whole genome shotgun sequence genome:
GCAGGATGGGCCTGCATCTTCAATGTAGGAGCAGGGGTTGGGTTGACATCTGCAGTGAGGGACATCAGCAGGCTGTGACAGGGCCGAGGTCAGGGGGGCTGCAGGATACAGGTGCTGTGGTAGgagctcatggctgggcaggtGAGGACAGGGTGACCCCGGTGAGCCCATGGTGTGGCACCCAGACCTGAGGCATCAATAAATACCCTTGTTTCTGACATGCCCCAAGCTCTGGCAGGCTCAGTGGGATGTCTTGGATGGGAAGGGGGAGCAgtgccctgcaggagcaggtccTGCCATCTGTGATGGATCCTGCATAAGCCTGGCTGCATCCTGCACATGCACCCGAGAGCTGCAGGAGGACCCCAAGCCAACTCTTCAGGGTTGAGGTCTGACCTGGAAAGCCCAAGGATACCTGTGAAGCTCCCAAACCTCCTTCCTCCACATCAGCTCTAGTGCTGTGAGAAACTCGCTAGttgttgctttttcttccctccttttttGTTGGGATGAATCTGAgccctctgctgccctgccccagtGCCAGTGCCGTGCCAGAGGGTCCCACATGACACTGACATCCAGCATGGGCCAGACCAGGAAGAAAACCTGAAGCAAGGCTGCCCTCCTCCCTGGGCCACCTTCACCTAAGGTCAGAGTGCCGTGGTGCCTGCTTGTGCCAAGGAAACTTAAGCAGTAACGGGGGTGGCGATGAGAagccctgggtgctgcagggcccagggaGCCCCCCATGCTAAGGTAATTCAGGTACAGCTCACCCAGAGTCCCTGCTGGTCCCTGTCCAAAAGCCCGCGGTGTcccatgcagggacacagggcaggggcCAAGGACCATGCTGGGGGCTCCAGCTACTTCAGGGCAGGAGGTGCGGggtgcagggcacagctgagggCTGGCATAGGGGAAAGGCAGACAGCAGGGCAGGCTCTCGCTAAGGGTGCTACAGCAGGGTGGGCTGCTGGAGGGACCACCAGGGCTCTGGCAGTGTGGGCTGAGTGCTGGTTCTCTTAGACAAGGAGGGAGCATCCCCAGGCAGAGGGCCTGTGGGCGGCCGGCTCTCCCATGCGGGACAGGGCAGGGGCCGGGGTCTCTGTGGGAAGTGGAGGATGCCAGGGTTGGCTGGGGCCAGGAGCAGGGTGGAGAAGGAGCGCCAAGGTGCAGCGGGGACGGGTGGGGCAGAGGGCTCCCCCTCGGCAGAAGAGGGGGCCGGCGCGGCCGCACGCCCCGGACAGACCCCGGCGGGCCGGGCGGAAGGGGCGGCTCTGTCCGGCCCTTCCCGCACCGCCCGGGGCCACCCGCGCCGCGGGCTCGGTGCGGAGCCGTGCCGAGCTGGGGAGCTCCGCCTGCCGAGACGTGACCCCCGGGACACCTGCCCCGCGTCCACCGGGTGCGTCCTCGGCACAACCGGGAGCGacccccggcccctccccgctCCTGCCGCTGTTGCGGCTCCCGGAGCTCCGGCGGCAGGGCGGGGATGGAGCCAGGCGGCGTGGGAAAGCTCCGCGGGGAGTGGGGATGGAGCCGAGCGGGCGCCCAGcctttgggaaaaaatgttGTCTGGGGACCCCTGAGGCTGTTCCCCGCTTGGGAGGACCGGGACGCGTGTGAAAAATGCCGGGTTTGCCGCAGTGCCCCATTTCGGAAGGTTTTTAGATGCAAAACTTGCTTCTATGGCTACAGCTGGTTTGTGTTGAAACTCTGGACGGCTCAACGCACCCCATCCCGAAAGGATGCAGATAGTGTGGGGCGGAGCGGGCGGGACGGCTGCCCTCGGGATCACCCCGGGCCAcccagctcctgggctggggcaggaggaaaCCAGCACGGGCAGGGGAGCTTAGcggagagggaggagagggacTCTCCCCGATGCCTGCGCTGGGACAGGTCGGTGGTGACCCTGACCTCGGTATAGAGAGGCGGCCCGAGGCGGCCGGGTGCCAAGAGCCGTAAGGGGCAGGGTGGGGCGGTCCCGGCATCGCCGGTTGCCTCGGCAAACATCTTGTCAGCAGTCATCGCTGAAACTTAAACAAACCACAGACCTGGGCGCTGGCACGCTGCGGCCGGACCCTGCCGCAGCTGTGGGTGCAGAGAGGTGTCAGAGGACAGGGTGAGTGCTCGGAATCTGCTtcatcccccacagccccccggTCCCTCTTGGGTACCTCCTGCCTGGCTTCCCACCCCGCTGCTCataggggtggggatgggtgcACCCATCCTTGCTCGGTGCTCTCCCGCAGCTCTTTCCTTCCGGGCAGGAGCGGGCAGGTGCCTGATTTTTTCTCTCCGCATTTCCTGGTCggaggcaggaggcagggcaggctgggtgGTCCCGAGCCCCGACGACATCGGCAGCTCCTCTCGGTGCCGAGGTgtccacaggagctgctgcGATGGAGCTGGGGAACATCTCGAAGCCCACGTACGGCCCTGGCCCCGAGGCGCCGGCGAGCAGCACGCCGGGGGTGGTGACAATGGCACACGGCTTCCTGCGGCTGGTGCAGCCCAACCCCCTGCCCATAGGTGGGTGCATGGCGGTGAGGGGCTGGTAGTGCTGTAGTGGCTGGGGTAATCTGGAGTGGGATCCCAAGGATTGCCAGCTGTGTTCTGCTCATGTCCCATAACAGCTGTGGGGCTATCTTAGCTGGGCCCCAGGACAGGCGTTAGTGGTAATGCCACCTTGCAGAGTTCTgccccatcctccctccaggtaTCTTAATCCTAGGCCCCCAAAaatgtgcagagcaaagcccactCTGCAGGGTCTTTGCCTGTCTTGCAGCCCTCTGTGCTTGCTGGCCACCAAGAGCAGTGTGTCCCGGTGCCAGTGGCAGCACTGTGAGCTCTTCCTGTGCACTGCCCTGCTTGCCAGCACTTGCCCTTGTTCCTGTCGCTGTCACAGCTCTGTCTCAAAGTCGCTGCAGGTTTGCACAGGTGATACCAggaccctgcagctgccccataTTAATGGGGCAAGTGCTGCCCACCTGGAGGGAAATACTACTCTGGGTACTGCCACTTGTGCTTCCTCTTTCACTGGCTTCAACCCTTGCTTACCATTAACATGCTGGCAAAGGTGtggctggcaccacaggtccTGCTTTGTGGACCTGTGTCACATAGACACCAGAGTACAATCAATGTCCTCGTGTGCCATCAGGGCTTGTAATGAGGGCAtgtggcacaggcagggagagcCCTGGGAATTAAAGAGGCAGTGTGGCAGGGGCCTTTGCCCCAGTACTCATTCCTCACTGGCAGTGCCCTTGGGCCTCTGTGtagggctgggctgcaggagggctgCCCTAGGGCACTCTCCCTGATGCCCATGGTGGTAAGGAACTCCCTTGTTCTGTGAACCTGAGAGCTTTGGAGGTGGCAGCACTTTTCTGGGGTGCAAAAATGCTGCATGATGTGGTGGCTGGGGATGGCAGCTGCAAGGGAGAAAAATGCCATACTTGGAGCCGGTCTGAGCTGCAGGTGATGCCTCGGGCTGGGAGCGATGAGCGGGTCTGGGGCCCTCTTGGAGAGCCCCACAGGGCCCAGCACCTGCTCACAGCCCTCTGTGCTTCTTGTCTCCCAGAGCTGATTAATTTTGGGCAGTCTCAGAGCGAGTCCAGACAGGAGGACATCCCCAAGGTGAGCAGACATCTGGggtggggagctggcagccccAGACCACCGTGGACTGGGGGATGCTGGCGGATGCTGCTCTGAGGCTGAGCCCTggatgctgagcagcagcagggggaCATGTTCTGCCCCCTGGGGGGACCCATTTTGTCTGTTTGGATCTGGACAGGGTGTGCAGAGCTGAGGAGCCTTTGTGGCGCCAGTGTTATGCTGCTTCTCATTCTTCCtatcccagctgctgctctacGAACTGGGTTTCCTGGTTTGCGTGGCCATTGgagtcctcctcatcctcctcgtgcCGCTGGTGggatgctgcttctgctgctgccgctgctgcggGAACTGCGGGGGCCGCATGTACCAGAAGCAGGGCCGGCGGATGGGCTGCCGGCGCCGGGCGCTCTGggcctctgtgctgctgctctccgCTTTCCTCCTGTGAGTGCGCCGGCCGGGAGGCTCCGGATGGAACCCAGGGGTGGCTGGAAATGCCGGCGCTTGGCGGCCGTGCCAGGAAGCTGCCATTGTTCACGAATAGATCCCGGCACGGCGGGACAAAGGAGAGGAAGCAGCGGCGGTGGGGAGCTGGCCCCGGGGGGCTGCGCGCTGGCACCGTGCTGACCTTTCCCGACAGCTTCCCCATGGCGTACCGGGCTctcccgtgcctcagtttcctgcGTCCCTCCTCTCTGGTCCCTCAGGGCAGGGCATGTGCTGGGATGCACTGGAAGCAGGAGTCACTggtgtgctccagacccttcaggCTGTGCAGGGGGTCTGCGTGGGTGGGTTTGAAGGGTACTCGGGGGGAGCACTGGGACTGAGCTCCCCACATGCTGACTTTGCCATCCTTCCCTTGTAGGGCTGGTAGTGTCTGTGCCCTCATCAGCAACACCCGCTTCTCCCAGGCTGTGAAGAGCACCTTCCCCAATGTGAACAACACTCTGGACAACATCCACACCTACCTGGCCTCCATCCCCCAGGCACGCATGGTCCTCCTGCCATATCTTGGGGGCAAGgggccaggcaggaggagcagcccaAAGAGCCCCCTGAGGAAGGGCAGCCgaggggctggcagcagagaaGGGTCCCCACCCTCACTGACACCACTTCTCTGTTCCTACAGCAAGTCGATTTTATCATCAACAAGAGCAATGTCCCGCTGGACTATGCCAACCACAGCCTCCAGGGTGAGGGTGTGCGgtgggaggggctggagcaccccCATGGCCCTGTGGCCGGGTTGGGGGTTCTTGGGCAGTGGGGGTGTTGCTTGGGTTTACTTTTCTGCCCTGTTCTTATGGGGATGTCTAAAGGGACTGGGTCTGGAGGCTCTTCcaagctccagctctgctccagtttctgcttttctttattcAGGCTCCTCTCTGGGAAGGGTGATACAGGTAGTGGGAAAGTGGGGATATCCCCACTGCCCCCCACCTGGGGGTGGGTGAGGGAGGGGTGCTGGTGGTGTCAGTGGTTTCACCAGCTTTCCTGCAAGCCCCAGGACCTTGCAGGGATCCTGCTATTCACATCACACCTCTCCCATCTCTGCAGACATTGGGCCCAAACTGGGCAGTATGATCACCTCACGCATCAGGAGCAGCACGGATGGGGCTCTGGGATCTCTCCAGAGCCTCTTGCAAGGTACTGGCCCTATCCCTGGGAGACTAGCAAGGGACTCAGGGGGATCAAAAGATGGGGTGGTGCATGTTTGGGTGAGGCtcccatggaggtggatccttTTGGCCTCCCAACCACACCCTGGGGCAAGTGCCGTGACTTTGGGGTGCCCTTCGGTTGCATTTTTTTCATGGGTTTCCAAGGTTCAGTTGGATGAGAATGAGTCCCTGCCACAGTGGCAGGATGAGGCCCTGAGCTCCCCGCTATctccccagggatggagacGCTGAACGCCACCTTTGCCAACATTGCCATCAGCTGCTCAGACCTcgaggagctgcagagcaacTACAGCCAGCGGCTGGTCAGCCTGCGGGGCGAGCTCAACCACACCCTGCAGAAATGCGGCTCCTCCTGCGGCCGAGTGTCCCTGGACGGGCTCGCCTTCACCGCCAACTTCAGCACGGTGAGGAGGGGCAAGGTGTGGGTGAGGggccccagcagcccctgccccagcccccacAGCTCCCTCACCCCAGGCTCTTCCCCACAGATCCCAGgtgtggagcagcagctggaggcacTGCGTGAGGTCTCTGAGTTAAACATGGAGACTGATTTAGAGGAGGTAAGGGGTGCTCCCTTCACCCAGGCACAAAGCTGGGTGCTCCTGCAACTGTGCTGACAGggtgtgggctgggaagagctCTGTCAGGAGCTCAGTGTGTGATGTGGAGGAAAGGTCCAGAGGTCTGTTCGCTGTCCCAGCTATCCCTGCACACTGGTAGGGTGGACTGGGTGCTGTGGGGAGCCTGGCTGTCATGTGTTACTGGGATCTGGGGACAaggggatgtgctgctcagccctggatTGCAGGCAGGGATGTGAGTTCCATGCAGTGCTCTCCTGGATGCAGGTTAACAGAACGCTGAGCATGACCCCTGACAAGGTGCAAAAGCAGTCCCAGGAAGTGGTGGCAAGTAAGTAGGGCTTCGTGTGCTGACTTCTTCTAGGGTTCCCTCCTCCCTTCTCAAGCCATTCTTTCCTGGAGGtcttccctgcagccctggctgtccccagatGCCATCATGCCAATGTCATCCTTGGCCATGATCCCCCTTTCCTATTCTTTCTGagtccctgctgccctgcaggacctggGCAGCAGCTCACAATGTCAGCGTGTCCCCATTCCTTCCAGAGAGCCAGGACCAGCTGGGTCTCATCAGGCAGGAGATCAGAAGCTTGCAGGAAGGGTTGCCACTCCTGGATGTGGAGGAGAAAGTTGGGGCCTTTGTGAACAATGCCACATCGATGCTGGAGGAGTACAGGGAGCCGGTCATCGCCTGGGATGGGCTCAGGTGGGTGAggggctgctgccccagctccattgTCTGGAGAGTTTTAAGGTTCCTGCTCCTTCCATTGCTAGAGGTGGGAGCTTGCTGGGTGGTGGGGTTGTGGGTGCAGGGTAGTCAGAGCTGTGCCTTGCATcatgccccttccctgctgtggTGTCTGGGACCTTTTTCCTTCCCATGAAGGCAGCCAGTGGACTGCAGGGTGCTGCTCAGGATCCCAGGTTCTGCTGCCTGACTCCCACCTTTTGTCTTGGCCCAGGTTGACTGTGTGTGCCCTCCTGTGCTGCACGGTGCTGCTGGTGGTCCTCTGCAATGTTtttgggctgctgctggggcccCTGGGGCTGAAGGAAGGTGTGCTGCCCACACAGCGCAGCAGCCTCTCCCATGCTGGCGGGAACTTCTTCATGGCGTGAGGCTCAATTGTCTGCCAAGGACGTGTGTGGGAGCGCTGGGatgggtgggcagggctggctgggaatgCTCGAGCTCTTAAATCATCATTTTACTGCAGCTTAATGGCCTGCCCCGTGGTGACTCCCCGTGCAGGTGGTAAATTGAAGGTCAAAGGTGCTGGGAGAGGCATTTGAGGGGAGCCCGTTTGCCCCGTGATGGCGAGGGCTGGCAGTGTGTGCCTGggtcctgcagctctgtgggggAGTGCTGCCTTGCAAAGCTGTGGGAAGCTATTCTGGAATCCAAGCTCCAGGGCAGAGCCTGGTCATGCTCTGGGGTCTGAAGGCAGAACAGAGACAAGCTTGTGGGAAGGGTGGTGTTCCCACAACTGTGGGGGTGAGGGGtgtgcagcccctgggctctgtGAGCTGAGGGCAATGCCAGCATCAGTGCTGGGCCACTGGGCTGCTGGTGCTGATGGCATTTCTGTCCCGGCAGAGGGGTTGGCTTCAGTTTCATCTTCTACTGGCTGCTCATGCTGCTGGTGATGATCCTCTTCATGCTGGGGGGGAACATTTACATGCTCTTGTGTGAGTCCTGGCACAACCAGCAGCTCTTCCAGGTAAGCTTGTTGTGGGGAAACTGCCTGGAGATACTGCTTCCTAAAGGAGGGCTGCTGGTGAAGCAGAGGCAGCACTAGCCATTTAGGATGCTCTTCCAAGGTGTCCTGCCCTGCACTATGTCTAGTTTCTCCATCTCTTTCCTTGCTCTTAGCTCCTAGACAATCCTGGCAAGATCCCTAACTTCAATttctcagagctgctgggccTGAAGAGTGACATGACAAACTTCTCAGAGATATACAGGTGGGTCCCAGCCCTGACACTGTGTCTTTGGTGGGGGTAGATCTGCTCAATGCCCTCAGATGctctccaggagcagggcagcatgCCCTACCTTCCTAGGCTGTGGGGAGGCATTGATTGCAGGGAAGGAGCAAGGTGCAACCTACCTGCACAGGTGAGGACATGCTCCTGGGAGGGGGTGGCCCACACCTGCCCCGTTTTAAACCCCATGCTTCCatcctgcaggcagtgccagcaAGATGCTTCCCTGTGGCAAACTCTGCACTTGAACCAGAGCATTTCTCTGGATGAGCTCTTGAATATCAGCCAGGTCAGCATGGGGGTGCCAGGGTCTTGAGGGCAGAAATCCAGTCCAAGGgctgaggggacagtgaggagtCAGCACATGTCCCATCATGGCCCCCTTTGCTCTGGCAGTACGCAGGAAACATCTCCACAGCTTTTGGGAAGATGAACATCACCCTAAGCCCCatctccctgctcaagcagagcCAGAAAGACCGGCTGCTGAACGCCAGTCGGGCCGCACAGCCCCCCAACTTCACCCTCACCCTGGAGCAGGTGTGCTGCTTGTAGCCTGGTCTTGGGATTGGGGTGGGGGGGTTGGATGTGGGTTGAGAAGGTCTGTTGCACTCTCCTTTTTGCTGCTGTGAGAGTCCTCTGCCATTTGTGTAACCCGTTAGGGTTATAAGGCACAGCCTCTGCCCTGAAGGCCCTGGTTCCACTCTGTCCCACAAAGAAGGGGTATAGCTCCCCTTGTGAACCCCATTCCTCATTCCCATGGCTCTGTCTCTGCCTTTTCCAGCTGGATAAGAATATGACCCAGGGAAGCCTCCTGGATCTGGCTGCAAAGTtggagcagctggcagaagAAGTGGTGAGAGACCGTAACAGCCCAGGGCCATAGCCACCCTGTCCCCAAAACCACTGGTTGCTGGGCTTCTCTGTGCCTGCCTGGGTGTTGAGGGGAGGctttactcttgcccagctctttTCTCCAGCCTGGCCCATCAGCTGGCTGTGGtgaggcacagagctgggcactgctgactgCAGCTCTTCCAGGGCACAGACGTGAAGAAGGACCTGGAAGATAATGCTCAtaaactgagggagctggaaaaggAGATGGAGGCGAGCTTCTCTGGGCCACTGGTGAGCTGGTGGATGTCCTGGGAATGCTGGGTTTGGCTTCCCTACAGCTCAGAGCCTGCTGGCAGGGTCTTGTCTGAGCTGTGGGGTCTTGCACGTCTGATCCCCTTTCTCCCCAACCCCAGCAAAATCTGAAGGAGAACATCCACTCCGTGCAGAGTGGGGCTGCCCAGCTAGAGGTAAGCTGCACAAGGGGAGTGTATGCCAGTCCCAGGCACCTGCAAAGCACCCTCGAGGTCCTGCAATGGAGGTGGTGGGGCTAACCCACAGTCTGGGGCCTGCTGTGGCACTTTTCAtgtgct
Encoded proteins:
- the LOC110473617 gene encoding LOW QUALITY PROTEIN: prominin-1-A (The sequence of the model RefSeq protein was modified relative to this genomic sequence to represent the inferred CDS: inserted 2 bases in 2 codons), with translation MPGLAGARSRVEKERQXCSGDGWGRGLPLGRRGGRRGRTPRTDPGGPGXKGRLCPALPAPPGATRAAGSVRSRAELGSSACRDVTPGTPAPRPPGQAGWSRAPTTSAAPLGAEVSTGAAAMELGNISKPTYGPGPEAPASSTPGVVTMAHGFLRLVQPNPLPIELINFGQSQSESRQEDIPKLLLYELGFLVCVAIGVLLILLVPLVGCCFCCCRCCGNCGGRMYQKQGRRMGCRRRALWASVLLLSAFLLAGSVCALISNTRFSQAVKSTFPNVNNTLDNIHTYLASIPQQVDFIINKSNVPLDYANHSLQDIGPKLGSMITSRIRSSTDGALGSLQSLLQGMETLNATFANIAISCSDLEELQSNYSQRLVSLRGELNHTLQKCGSSCGRVSLDGLAFTANFSTIPGVEQQLEALREVSELNMETDLEEVNRTLSMTPDKVQKQSQEVVAKSQDQLGLIRQEIRSLQEGLPLLDVEEKVGAFVNNATSMLEEYREPVIAWDGLRLTVCALLCCTVLLVVLCNVFGLLLGPLGLKEGVLPTQRSSLSHAGGNFFMAGVGFSFIFYWLLMLLVMILFMLGGNIYMLLCESWHNQQLFQLLDNPGKIPNFNFSELLGLKSDMTNFSEIYRQCQQDASLWQTLHLNQSISLDELLNISQYAGNISTAFGKMNITLSPISLLKQSQKDRLLNASRAAQPPNFTLTLEQLDKNMTQGSLLDLAAKLEQLAEEVGTDVKKDLEDNAHKLRELEKEMEASFSGPLQNLKENIHSVQSGAAQLEGQTTAALDKASKTQEFLERETPNIIKNETLAFLEGLLDLFDTYISWAKSRVTEDVARCKPIAQSLDNMEVIGCDYIMDSVNAFWFSLGWCTLFLLPSIILAVRLAKFYRRMDTADVYSNEDFEMPPTFNSYKIPRPSTRH